One Syntrophales bacterium DNA segment encodes these proteins:
- a CDS encoding GNAT family N-acetyltransferase → MDEKREKNLNALKERYPEKFTTAAEAFSGIRRGNELFIGSACGEPRYLVRSLVEYALAKPKAFFDVEVIHLWNVGPAEYADERLRSNFRVNSFFVCDAVRNAFSSGLADFTPIFPFQMPRAFERGFLDLDVALIQVSPPDRNGYMSLGVSVDIVKSAVKRADLVIAQVNSFMPWVPGDTFIHATDVNFLVPFDEPLIEYRMEHCDEIVSAIGRYVSLLVKDGDTIQAGFGPIPDAVLANLREKKDLGIHTDVLTDGMVALMRCGAVTNRKKSRDRGKTVAALCAGTKESFEYIHENPMVQFMPIDYTNSPLVIASQENMLSINEARLVDLTGQTTEEDPESATPRGIGGQADFMRGAAMAAGGTAIFAMPSTTPDGSRSRIVASLQGGAGISNMRCDAEYVVTEYGYVFLHGRSLRERAMALISIAHPKFRPSLLEEARKRGLVLPSQTLVPGMGGIYPEHLETGKVLKNGEPVLLRPVRLGDEDILKDFFYALSDKSIKRRFMNARLDMPHERLKNFIVVNYAEEMVILAVQQEEEEVETVIGVCEYRLDPKSNYGEAAFAVRDDHQGLGVGSMLLKYLTQVAVKQGLNGFTAEVLVENTSMMGLFEKMETRMEKHISDGVYELKMTFKRE, encoded by the coding sequence ATGGACGAGAAGAGAGAGAAGAATCTGAATGCGCTGAAGGAGAGATATCCGGAGAAGTTTACAACCGCGGCCGAGGCATTCAGCGGCATACGGCGCGGAAACGAGCTTTTCATCGGTTCGGCATGCGGTGAGCCGCGCTATCTGGTTCGCTCCCTCGTGGAGTATGCGCTCGCAAAGCCGAAAGCCTTCTTCGACGTCGAGGTGATCCACCTCTGGAACGTGGGGCCGGCCGAATACGCCGATGAGCGGCTCCGCTCCAACTTCCGGGTCAATTCTTTTTTCGTGTGCGATGCCGTTCGGAACGCCTTTTCCTCGGGCCTGGCCGACTTCACGCCGATCTTTCCGTTTCAGATGCCTCGCGCCTTTGAGCGGGGTTTCCTGGACCTGGACGTGGCCCTGATCCAGGTATCCCCTCCGGACAGGAACGGGTACATGAGCCTCGGGGTCAGCGTCGACATCGTCAAGTCGGCCGTGAAGCGGGCGGATCTGGTCATCGCACAGGTAAACAGCTTCATGCCCTGGGTGCCCGGCGACACGTTTATTCACGCCACGGACGTGAACTTCCTGGTTCCTTTCGATGAACCCCTGATCGAATACAGGATGGAGCACTGCGATGAGATTGTTTCTGCAATCGGCCGCTACGTCTCTCTCCTTGTGAAGGACGGAGATACGATCCAGGCGGGATTCGGTCCCATTCCGGATGCCGTGCTGGCGAACCTCAGGGAGAAGAAAGACCTTGGGATTCATACGGACGTTCTCACGGACGGAATGGTCGCCCTGATGCGCTGCGGAGCCGTGACGAACCGGAAGAAATCCAGAGACAGGGGGAAAACCGTTGCCGCACTTTGCGCCGGGACAAAGGAGAGCTTCGAGTACATTCACGAGAACCCGATGGTGCAGTTCATGCCGATCGACTATACGAACAGCCCTCTTGTCATTGCCTCGCAGGAGAACATGCTCTCGATCAACGAGGCCCGGCTTGTCGATCTGACCGGCCAGACCACGGAGGAAGATCCTGAATCGGCGACTCCCCGCGGGATCGGAGGACAGGCGGACTTCATGCGGGGCGCCGCCATGGCCGCGGGAGGCACGGCGATCTTCGCCATGCCGTCCACGACGCCGGACGGGAGCCGCTCGCGAATCGTGGCGTCGCTCCAGGGAGGCGCCGGCATATCCAACATGCGCTGCGATGCCGAATATGTCGTCACGGAGTACGGCTATGTCTTTCTCCATGGACGGAGCCTCCGCGAGAGGGCGATGGCCCTCATCAGCATCGCCCACCCGAAGTTCAGGCCTTCCCTGCTCGAAGAGGCCAGGAAACGGGGGCTTGTTCTCCCGTCTCAGACCCTTGTGCCCGGAATGGGAGGCATTTATCCGGAACACCTCGAGACGGGGAAAGTCCTGAAAAACGGGGAGCCCGTCCTTCTGAGGCCGGTCAGGCTCGGCGACGAGGACATCCTGAAAGATTTCTTCTACGCCCTGTCGGACAAGAGCATCAAGCGCCGGTTCATGAATGCGCGGCTCGACATGCCTCATGAAAGGCTCAAGAATTTTATCGTGGTCAACTATGCCGAGGAAATGGTGATCCTCGCCGTGCAACAAGAGGAGGAGGAAGTCGAGACGGTCATCGGTGTCTGCGAGTACCGGCTTGATCCAAAATCAAATTACGGGGAGGCTGCCTTCGCAGTGCGGGACGATCACCAGGGGTTGGGTGTCGGGTCGATGCTGTTGAAATACCTTACCCAGGTTGCCGTGAAGCAGGGGCTCAACGGCTTCACCGCCGAGGTGCTTGTCGAAAACACCTCCATGATGGGTCTCTTCGAGAAGATGGAGACCAGGATGGAGAAACACATATCCGACGGGGTGTATGAATTGAAGATGACCTTCAAGCGGGAGTGA